In the genome of Buchnera aphidicola (Chaitophorus sp. 3695), one region contains:
- the rpsF gene encoding 30S ribosomal protein S6: MRHYEIIFMIHPDKSEKSNTIVTNYTNIIKKFSGKIHRLEDWGKRHLSYPINKLKKAHYILMNIEISQKNIKKIENLFKFDDAIIRNMILSMKTAVLEVSSILKENNVESNKKESIVIKKIN, encoded by the coding sequence GTGCGTCATTATGAGATCATATTTATGATTCATCCAGATAAAAGTGAAAAATCAAATACTATTGTAACAAATTATACAAATATTATTAAAAAATTTTCAGGAAAAATACATCGTTTAGAAGATTGGGGAAAAAGACATTTATCATATCCAATTAATAAATTAAAAAAAGCACATTATATTTTAATGAATATAGAAATTTCACAGAAAAATATAAAAAAAATAGAAAATTTATTTAAATTTGATGATGCTATTATAAGAAATATGATTCTTTCTATGAAAACAGCAGTTTTAGAAGTTTCTTCGATATTAAAAGAAAATAATGTAGAATCAAATAAAAAAGAGTCAATAGTAATCAAAAAAATAAATTAA
- a CDS encoding VacB/RNase II family 3'-5' exoribonuclease: protein MKIYKLNKIFNTIILILLKINFIFNRIINIKIFKNKINFIKVYQKALRKYNIPSKWSKNVKNEVNIIKNKDISKEIYIRKDLRLFPFITIDEENSYDFDDAIYCYLIKNTLKWKLLVAISDVSFYIKKNSILDKEALCRGTSIYFPLKVIPMFPEDLSTNFLSLLPNKDRLCVICEMTLSESGDLIKYKYYEAIIQSHARITYKNIIKIWNKDHFLCHKFKKIKKSLIDLNNLNNILLKNKMLKKIISFKNDEPYFVFNTFHMIEKIVLQKRTLAHDLVESCMLLANKASALFIHKNNTISLFRNHAYPTYHKIKNFRKILNKFNLRLKGGKKPILKDYFQLLHQLRNKHFKEIIELSLLKSTKKAFYSEKNLGHFGLAEKFYTHFTSPIRRYSDLIIHRIIKNIIYFQKKNIIQKNIFFKKNVYNLKNLKKIAEKCSISEKKSDKACKFVINILKFEFIKKKIKKKFYGIVSHITKFGLFVRINNLCINGLVHVSTLKDDYYYYNKNTMILHGKYSKKKFFIGDQVYVKLISIDPRKQIIYLNLI from the coding sequence TATTAATATTATTAAAAATTAACTTTATATTTAATAGGATAATTAATATTAAAATATTTAAAAACAAAATAAATTTTATTAAAGTGTATCAGAAAGCTTTGAGAAAATATAATATTCCTTCAAAATGGTCAAAAAATGTAAAAAATGAAGTAAATATTATTAAAAATAAAGATATATCTAAAGAAATATATATTAGAAAAGACTTAAGATTATTTCCCTTTATAACAATTGATGAAGAAAATTCATATGATTTTGATGATGCTATTTACTGTTATTTAATAAAGAATACTTTAAAATGGAAGTTATTAGTAGCTATTTCAGATGTTAGTTTTTATATAAAAAAAAATTCTATTTTAGATAAAGAAGCGTTATGTCGAGGAACATCAATATATTTTCCTTTAAAAGTTATACCTATGTTTCCAGAAGATTTATCTACAAATTTTTTATCTTTATTACCAAATAAAGATCGTTTATGTGTAATTTGTGAAATGACTTTATCTGAATCTGGAGATTTAATTAAATATAAATATTATGAAGCTATTATTCAATCGCATGCTAGAATTACATATAAAAATATTATAAAAATATGGAATAAAGATCATTTTTTATGTCATAAGTTTAAAAAAATAAAAAAATCTTTAATAGATTTAAATAATTTAAATAATATCTTATTAAAAAATAAAATGTTAAAAAAAATTATTTCATTTAAAAATGATGAACCTTATTTCGTTTTTAATACTTTTCATATGATAGAAAAAATTGTATTACAAAAAAGAACTTTAGCACATGATTTAGTAGAATCTTGTATGTTATTAGCAAATAAAGCTTCTGCTTTGTTTATACATAAAAATAATACAATATCTTTATTTAGAAATCATGCATATCCAACATATCATAAAATTAAAAATTTTAGAAAAATTTTAAATAAATTTAATTTGAGATTAAAAGGAGGGAAAAAACCTATTTTAAAAGATTATTTTCAATTATTACACCAATTAAGAAATAAACATTTTAAGGAAATAATTGAATTATCTTTGTTAAAATCTACAAAAAAAGCTTTTTATAGTGAAAAAAATCTTGGTCATTTTGGTTTAGCAGAAAAATTTTATACCCATTTTACTTCTCCAATTAGACGTTATTCAGATTTGATTATTCATAGAATTATTAAAAATATTATATATTTTCAAAAGAAAAATATTATTCAAAAAAATATTTTTTTCAAAAAAAATGTATATAATTTAAAAAATTTAAAAAAAATTGCAGAAAAATGTTCTATATCTGAAAAAAAATCAGATAAAGCATGTAAGTTTGTTATAAATATATTAAAATTTGAATTTATAAAGAAAAAAATTAAAAAAAAATTTTATGGGATAGTTTCTCATATTACAAAATTTGGACTTTTTGTTAGAATAAATAATTTATGTATAAATGGATTAGTTCATGTTTCTACATTAAAAGATGATTATTATTATTATAATAAAAATACAATGATTTTACACGGGAAATATTCTAAAAAAAAATTTTTTATTGGAGATCAAGTTTATGTAAAATTAATTTCTATTGATCCAAGAAAGCAAATAATTTATTTAAATTTAATATAA